One Sinorhizobium mexicanum genomic region harbors:
- the dnaE gene encoding DNA polymerase III subunit alpha, whose amino-acid sequence MANDVSLGQGATVTDPQFVHLRVHSAFSLLEGALPLKKVIGKAVADEQPAIGIADTNNLFAALEFSQKAADDGLQPIIGCQLSIDMEDEAEAERRGHHHQLAKLPSLVLIAATDAGYVRLVDLVSRAYLDGEGSQAARITRSWLAEGGTDGLIALTGAASGPIDIALKAGSPVLAETRLKALIALFGDRLYLELQRHGNYDRRHESRMVELAYRFDVPLVATNEAFFPAPADYDAHDALMAVAHNAMVSDDSRFRLTPDHYLKSRKEMAALFADLPEALGNTIEIARRCSFMLKTRGPILPRFTGASGDPEEAERAEAAELRRQAEEGLEHRLAKLGMAPGYKEEDYRERLAFELGVIERMKFPGYFLIVSDFIKWAKQHDIPVGPGRGSGAGSLVAYALTITDVDPMRFSLLFERFLNPERVSMPDFDIDFCQDRREEVIRYVQAKYGREQVAQIITFGSLQARAALRDVGRVLEMPYGQVDKICKLVPNNPANPTPLSKAIEEEPRLQEEAEKEPVVARLLDIAQKIEGLYRHASTHAAGIVIGDRPLSKLVPMYRDPRSDMPVTQFNMKWVEQAGLVKFDFLGLKTLTVLKTAVDFVAKRGIHIDLASIPLDDVKTYEMLSRGETVGVFQVESAGMRKALIGMRPDCIEDIIALVALYRPGPMENIPVYNARKHGEEEIESIHPKIDYLLKETQGVIVYQEQVMQIAQVLSGYSLGEADLLRRAMGKKIKEEMDKQRARFVEGAVKNEVSKPQADLIFDLLAKFANYGFNKSHAAAYAIVSYQTAYMKAHYPVEFLAASMTLDMSNTEKINDFRQDAMRLGIEVIAPSVQTSFRHFETGDNRIYYSLAAIKGVGDSAVEHIVTVRGERPFASLEDFCLRIDPKLLNRRVFESLIAAGAFDCFGYDRAELIGGLDRVLGFAQRAQENKVSGQGDMFGAGAATGPERIALPAYTPWLASEKLHREFQVLGFYLSAHPLDTYNKLLAKMRVQTFADFAAAVKQGATAGRLAGTVTSKQERKTRTGNKMGIVAFSDASGQFEAVLFSEMLNQYRDLLEPGKSLVMTVAAEERPEGIGLRIQTLRSLEEESLQMQKALRVFVRDAGPLRSIASHLNTKGDGLVSFVVIKENGQREIEVELNEKYRISPEIAAALRSAPGVVDVELV is encoded by the coding sequence ATGGCGAATGACGTGAGCCTTGGGCAGGGCGCAACTGTGACGGACCCGCAGTTCGTACACTTGCGTGTGCATTCGGCCTTTTCGCTGCTCGAGGGCGCGCTGCCGCTGAAGAAAGTCATCGGCAAGGCTGTAGCGGATGAGCAGCCGGCCATCGGTATTGCCGATACCAACAATCTCTTTGCCGCGCTCGAATTTTCACAGAAGGCGGCGGATGACGGCTTGCAGCCGATCATTGGCTGCCAGTTGTCGATCGACATGGAAGACGAGGCGGAAGCCGAACGGCGCGGTCATCATCATCAGCTTGCGAAGCTGCCGTCGCTCGTGTTGATCGCCGCTACCGATGCTGGTTATGTTAGGCTCGTCGACCTCGTCAGCCGCGCCTATCTCGACGGCGAGGGCAGCCAGGCGGCGCGAATAACGCGCTCGTGGCTGGCTGAGGGCGGGACCGATGGTCTGATCGCGCTGACGGGGGCGGCGAGCGGCCCTATCGACATCGCATTGAAGGCGGGCTCGCCGGTTCTGGCCGAGACCCGTTTGAAGGCGTTGATCGCGCTCTTCGGCGACCGGCTTTATCTGGAACTGCAGCGGCACGGCAATTATGACCGGCGGCACGAGAGCCGCATGGTCGAACTCGCCTATCGCTTTGATGTGCCGCTGGTGGCGACCAATGAGGCGTTCTTTCCCGCGCCGGCGGACTATGACGCGCACGACGCTCTGATGGCGGTTGCGCACAACGCGATGGTTTCGGATGACAGCCGTTTCCGGCTGACCCCGGACCACTATCTGAAGAGCCGCAAGGAGATGGCGGCGCTCTTCGCCGATCTTCCCGAAGCGCTGGGAAACACGATCGAGATCGCACGGCGCTGCTCCTTCATGCTGAAGACGCGCGGGCCGATCCTGCCGCGTTTTACCGGCGCTTCGGGGGATCCGGAGGAAGCAGAGCGTGCGGAAGCTGCGGAGCTTCGCCGGCAGGCGGAGGAGGGGCTCGAGCACCGCCTGGCGAAGCTCGGCATGGCGCCCGGTTACAAGGAAGAGGATTATCGCGAGCGGCTGGCGTTCGAACTCGGCGTCATCGAACGGATGAAATTCCCGGGCTACTTCCTGATCGTTTCCGACTTCATCAAATGGGCCAAGCAGCATGACATTCCCGTCGGCCCCGGCCGTGGCTCCGGTGCGGGATCGCTCGTTGCCTATGCGCTGACGATCACCGACGTCGATCCGATGCGCTTCTCGCTGCTGTTCGAGCGCTTCCTCAACCCCGAACGCGTCTCGATGCCGGACTTCGATATCGACTTCTGCCAGGACCGGCGCGAAGAGGTCATTCGCTACGTCCAGGCCAAATACGGCCGCGAGCAGGTGGCGCAGATCATCACCTTCGGATCGCTGCAGGCGCGCGCGGCGCTGCGCGATGTCGGCCGCGTGCTCGAAATGCCGTACGGCCAGGTCGACAAGATCTGCAAGCTGGTGCCGAACAACCCCGCCAATCCGACGCCGCTTTCGAAAGCGATCGAAGAGGAGCCGCGGCTGCAGGAGGAGGCGGAGAAGGAGCCGGTGGTGGCTCGGCTTCTCGATATCGCCCAGAAGATCGAGGGCCTCTACCGTCATGCCTCGACGCACGCCGCCGGCATCGTTATCGGCGATCGGCCGCTCTCGAAGCTGGTGCCGATGTACCGCGATCCGCGGTCGGACATGCCGGTCACCCAGTTCAACATGAAATGGGTGGAGCAGGCTGGCCTCGTCAAATTCGACTTCCTCGGCCTGAAAACGCTGACGGTCCTGAAGACCGCGGTAGACTTTGTCGCCAAGCGCGGCATTCATATCGATCTTGCGAGCATTCCTCTCGACGATGTGAAGACCTACGAGATGCTTTCCCGCGGCGAGACGGTCGGCGTGTTCCAGGTGGAAAGCGCGGGCATGCGCAAGGCGCTGATCGGCATGCGCCCGGACTGCATCGAGGACATCATCGCCCTTGTTGCGCTCTACCGCCCGGGCCCGATGGAAAACATCCCGGTCTACAACGCCCGCAAGCACGGCGAGGAAGAGATCGAGTCGATTCACCCGAAGATCGATTATCTGCTGAAGGAGACGCAGGGCGTCATCGTCTACCAGGAGCAGGTGATGCAGATCGCCCAGGTGCTGTCGGGCTACTCGCTCGGCGAGGCCGATCTGTTGCGCCGCGCCATGGGTAAGAAGATCAAGGAGGAGATGGACAAGCAGCGCGCCCGCTTCGTCGAAGGCGCCGTCAAGAACGAGGTGTCGAAACCCCAGGCCGACCTGATCTTCGACCTGCTTGCGAAGTTCGCCAATTACGGCTTCAACAAGTCGCACGCGGCCGCCTACGCCATCGTCTCCTACCAGACGGCCTATATGAAGGCGCATTATCCGGTCGAGTTCCTCGCCGCGTCGATGACGCTCGATATGTCCAACACGGAAAAGATCAACGATTTCCGCCAGGACGCCATGCGCCTCGGTATCGAAGTGATCGCGCCGTCGGTGCAGACCTCCTTCCGCCATTTCGAGACCGGCGACAACCGCATCTATTATTCGCTTGCCGCTATCAAAGGGGTCGGTGATTCGGCCGTCGAGCATATCGTTACCGTTCGCGGCGAGCGGCCCTTCGCGAGTCTCGAGGATTTCTGTCTGCGGATCGACCCGAAGCTCCTGAACAGGCGCGTTTTCGAAAGCCTGATCGCCGCCGGCGCATTTGATTGCTTCGGCTACGACCGGGCCGAACTCATAGGCGGTCTCGACCGGGTTCTGGGCTTTGCCCAGCGTGCGCAGGAGAACAAGGTGAGCGGCCAGGGCGATATGTTCGGCGCCGGTGCGGCCACGGGACCGGAGAGGATCGCGCTGCCGGCCTACACGCCTTGGCTCGCCTCCGAGAAGCTGCATCGGGAGTTCCAGGTGCTCGGCTTCTATCTTTCGGCCCACCCGCTCGATACCTACAACAAGCTGCTGGCCAAGATGCGGGTGCAGACATTTGCCGATTTCGCCGCGGCGGTGAAGCAGGGGGCGACCGCCGGCCGTCTGGCGGGAACGGTGACTTCGAAGCAGGAGCGCAAGACGCGCACCGGCAACAAGATGGGGATCGTCGCCTTTTCCGATGCGTCGGGCCAGTTCGAGGCTGTTCTCTTCTCGGAGATGTTGAACCAGTATCGCGATCTCCTGGAGCCCGGAAAATCGCTGGTGATGACGGTAGCAGCTGAAGAGCGGCCGGAAGGAATCGGCCTTCGCATCCAGACCCTGCGGTCTCTCGAAGAGGAATCGCTTCAGATGCAGAAGGCGCTACGGGTTTTTGTACGCGACGCCGGTCCGCTACGCTCCATCGCTTCCCATCTCAACACGAAGGGGGACGGCCTCGTTTCATTCGTGGTCATCAAGGAAAACGGCCAGCGGGAAATCGAGGTCGAGCTCAACGAGAAATACCGGATTTCGCCGGAGATCGCCGCGGCTCTGCGCTCGGCTCCCGGCGTCGTCGACGTCGAACTTGTCTAG
- a CDS encoding L,D-transpeptidase family protein, producing MRFTLGGGFALLLASASSVIAASDAPLQVIVSTRQQSIVVYDGNAVVATSKVSTGKAGHSTPTGIFSILEKRRHHKSNIYSNAPMPFMQRLTWSGIALHGSGHVPKYPASHGCVRLPSKFAANLFKMTRHGMHVLISDRQVVPAEISSAMLFQPNQALEVKPAPLSDVPLRPALSQKENNPLEVAMIKTASVPTASRQSPAPIRILITRRSAGETIRELQMLLSSLGFDAGVPDGWTGPATLDAVRAFQSAEGLPPDGRITPDLIDKVFRKGGREKPSNGILLVRQRFQPLFSADVDIEQPEAALGTHFLQFQDHDGASGSGKWFGVSLENHLSVSMKKRLGISIDADASVSNALQATLDRLSVPTGVRARIAGLLVDGSSLSISDAESGQETGEGTDFITVTRSSAR from the coding sequence CACCGCTGCAGGTGATCGTCTCGACGCGGCAGCAATCGATCGTCGTCTATGACGGCAATGCCGTCGTAGCCACTTCGAAGGTATCGACCGGCAAAGCCGGCCATTCGACGCCGACGGGTATTTTCTCGATTCTCGAAAAGCGCCGCCACCACAAGTCCAACATCTATTCGAACGCGCCGATGCCGTTCATGCAACGACTGACCTGGTCCGGAATTGCGCTTCATGGCTCGGGCCACGTACCGAAATACCCGGCCTCGCACGGTTGCGTGCGGTTGCCCAGCAAATTTGCGGCGAATCTGTTCAAGATGACCCGGCACGGAATGCACGTTCTGATATCGGATCGACAGGTGGTTCCGGCCGAGATTTCGAGCGCCATGTTGTTCCAACCGAATCAAGCGCTTGAGGTAAAGCCGGCGCCTCTTTCCGACGTTCCCCTGCGTCCGGCGCTGAGCCAGAAGGAAAACAATCCACTCGAAGTGGCAATGATCAAGACGGCTTCCGTGCCGACCGCTTCCCGCCAATCGCCGGCACCGATCCGCATCCTGATCACCCGGCGGAGCGCCGGCGAGACGATCCGTGAGCTACAGATGCTGCTCAGCAGCCTCGGCTTTGATGCCGGCGTCCCAGATGGCTGGACCGGTCCCGCCACGCTTGATGCCGTACGCGCCTTCCAATCCGCCGAGGGGCTTCCACCTGACGGCAGAATAACGCCGGACCTGATCGACAAAGTGTTCCGCAAAGGCGGCCGCGAAAAGCCGTCGAACGGCATCCTCCTCGTGCGTCAACGGTTCCAGCCGCTCTTCTCCGCCGACGTCGACATCGAGCAGCCGGAAGCGGCACTGGGAACGCATTTCCTGCAGTTCCAGGATCATGACGGAGCAAGCGGCAGCGGCAAATGGTTTGGCGTTTCCCTGGAAAATCACTTGTCCGTGTCGATGAAAAAACGTCTCGGCATTTCCATCGACGCTGATGCTTCGGTGTCCAATGCGCTTCAAGCGACGCTGGACCGGCTATCTGTGCCCACTGGCGTGCGGGCACGGATAGCAGGTCTTCTCGTCGACGGATCGTCCTTGTCGATCTCCGATGCGGAGAGCGGACAGGAAACCGGCGAGGGAACGGATTTCATCACCGTCACACGCTCTTCTGCGCGCTGA